The genomic window GAATTAGGGGGTCTGACCGCTTTTCCGGTCATTAGCGTCTCTGTGTTCCGTTAGAGTGCGTAAAGGGTAGAAATCGCCTAAATAACGTCTCTCCGTTCCGTTAGCGTTTCGGGGCCCCAGACAAAGCAAGCCTGACTCTGCTGCTTGACGCTCGCGTTTTGCCTTTACCCTTGTGCCGCTCAATTCAGCCGAAGCAGGCGCGTGGCTAAGGCGTTCCTGACCCTACACATATGCGAGATGCGCCAGCTGTCGGTACAGAATAGCTTTTCGATCTCGGATGGAGGTTCGCCTGCTTGCTTCAGCTTCAACAACTGGCTAAACAAACAAATCAGTTAGAGACCATCTACCGATCACGGCTCACGATATAATGCAACAAGTGCTTCAGAAAAACAGGCTGGCGCTCCATCGCCTGCAGTGTCTCCATAGCCAGGCAGTAGTGCTCCCACAACTGCTTGCGGGCCTCTTCCTGCCCCAGGATGGAAACGAAAGTGGCATTGTTGTTTGCTGCATCCTGTCCAACCGGCTTCCCCAGCACATCGCCGTCCCCTTCGGCATCAAGCAAATCGTCCTTGATCTGAAAGGCAATGCCCGCGTGGTAAGCAAAGGTCTTCAGCCGACTAATTTCCGGTTCGGGCACCTGGGCCAGCATGGCCGGCATTACTAATGCTGCTTCAAAAGCGATGCCCGTCTTGTAAAAGCAAAGCCGATTCAGCTGCTCCAGCGTCAACATCTTCCCCTTGGACGCAAGATCCATCGCCTGCCCGGTGCACAGCTCCTCGGCTGTTCGCGCCGCATAGCGGATCACAGCTAATACGCTTGACGCCTCGAATTGCTCAAGCGACGCCTGCTCCCGAATGGCTCGCTGAATCAAGAACAAGCCGGCAAGCTCAGCAGTGGCGCTGTCATGCCATTCATGCAGCGTCGGGCGCCCTCTGCGGGTAGATGCATTGTCCTGGGTCGGCAGGTCATCGAAAATGAGCGAGGCCGTATGCATATATTCCAGCGAGCGCAGGAGCGGCATCAGCGCTGACGCCTCCAACCCGTACTCCTGAACCCCCATCGCCCAGGACAAGATTGGACGCAGGCGCTTGCCTGCTCCTTCGAGGCTGTAATTAGCGGCGTCTACCAGCTTCGCCTTTACTGCCGACATGTCTTCCGCCTTGGCAATGGGCAAAGTGTCGTTGATCTGTTGGCGGACTGTGCGGATCATCTTGAAGAAGGCTTCCCTCTCCTCCCGCTCCGCCCTCAACATGTCAAGCAATTGGTCGCGCAGACGCTTGTCGAAGAAGTCGACATTGTCAGCTTTCTGGACAAGACGCTGAATGAGTGCAGCAAATGACGGGCTTCCCGCAGCGAATGTGTCCATGATCCATTGGTATTTTTCCTTCCCGACACGCTCCCGGCAGCGCTTAAGCCCATTGATCGCACGGTCCAGAATAACTTCGCGCGCCTTGGCATCGGAGCTGTACACGTGATGAATTAAATAGGCGACGACTGTCCAGTACAATTCGAAGGGATTGATCAGATCCTGGCGCTGGTCACGATACCTCATGTAATAGGTGTACGGTGTAACCGCCCCTGCTCTCTCGTCGTCGAACATGTCCGCGAAGTCATCAGCCAGCTGATTATAAATACCGTAAAAGAATGTCCGCCGGTTAAAGTCTTCATCAATAGGGGCTCCCGTAATCGTACGGGCAATCAATCGGGAAGAGGCGGATTTCAAGATAATCGGGAGGTAAATCTGTTCGTTCGTGTAGGAAGGGTTAGCCGCATCCTTGGCTCGATCCAGCTCCTGAGCGTGGAAAAATACGTAGGCTTGCCCGAAGAACGCGTCAGCGCTTTCCGGCACCTGTCTGCTCTTCACATACTCGAAGGCTTCCCGCAGCTCCGCATGGATAAACGCGAAGCCGTCCAAAGTGTTCCCCGGCCATTCGCCCAGCTTCGGAACAGTTCGGGTCAGAAGAGCCGTGCGGATCATTCGGGAATAGCACGATTTCTCTTCGGCGGATAATGCTGCCGAATCCAGCAAATCGTCAATAAAGGGATAGGTGAGTCCATAGGCATACCCAAGACGAATGGCCTCGTCCAACCTGCTGGCACGTTCCGCTGCGGGAGAGCCTTCCTTGTCCAGTTCTTCCATCACATGCAATACGACGCCGACAACAATCTTGATCAGCTTGCGCTGGGCTTGCTCGGCATCCAATTCCTTCGGGAGATGGGCGGAGACGTTCCTCAGCTTGTCGAGAACCCAGATGACCGCGGTCTCTACACCTTCTTGCTGGCCCCAGCGATACAATCCTGCCGCGCTGATCCATTCCGGTTGGCCTCCGCGGCTCGTAGGGGCATCCTTCAGCAAATAACGCTTAAGCGAAGCAGCCGCACGCTGAATTCTCGCTTGCGTTTCCAGTTCTTCTATGGGCTTCCCCAAATCCCGCATATACACATAGGCGATGCTGCGATCCAGATATTCATCCAGCTTGCCGGTATGGTCCAGCCAATGGATATAGCCGTAGCCATCCGCCGCAGCTGCCTGCTTCCGCTTTTTCGCTCGCCAAGCATGCCACGGCCAACCACGCATATGCTGTTGTTTCCATAGCTGAAAATCCCCGGTCAGGACAGAAGCAAACTTCTTCTGCCCAAGCTGCTCCTGCAGCACCGCGAAATATTCAGCTGCTTTCCGTTCCGCCTGCCGATAAGCAGCATCGGCTTTGTTCCCTAATTCAAGTTCCGGATTCATCAGATGTCCCTCAATTTCTATGGATGTTCAAAACAAATGTACCCAGTCATTGCCTGCCCGAAAGAGGAGAACTCCCTTCCCGCACTATACATCAGTGTATGCCGCAAGGATATCCTCCATCCCCAACCTATTTGTATGATAGTACGAAAGCTGGAGGCCATTGGTTGCAAGAAGAATCACGCTGCTGTGGAATGAAATGGACGCTCCATACAAAAAAAAAACTGCCGACATCAGTTCGTGTCGACAGTTCGTTATTCCATCTGTGCCATACAACCGCTTGCGCGGATGCCTTCGCGTGCCGGGGAGCGCGGCCCATGCGCAGCTCGCCGAATCCGAATCTACTGGGCGGCTAAATGCCCGGCAACCTTCGATATAGCCTGCACGACCTCCTCGCAGTCCTCTTCCTCCATCTGCTGATTCAGTCCTATCGAAATGGCTCTGGAGAGATAATCCAGCGTAACCGGGCACATTTGTCTATCGTAGGACACATTCCCCTTATACTCGCTGCAATTCCACGGTGATTGGCAGCAGCAATGAAAAAAAAAAGCACGGGTTCCTCTATGCCGGGAAACCCGTGCTGCTTCTATTCGGACGCATTCGCTGTTCCGGCATTTCCACGAAGCCCCGGACAGAGCCGCTCAGCCAGCTCCGTCGATCCCCGGCAGCTCCACTACCTTGGTTGCGACCTGCCTGCAAAATTCACGGTCATGCTCCACGAACAAGAGCGTCGGCGCATAGGCCAGCAGCAGCTCCTCGATTTGCATCCGGGACAGTACATCAATAAAGTTAAGCGGTTCATCCCAAATATACAAATGGGCCTGTTCGCAGAGACTCTTGGCAATCAACACCTTCTTCTTCTGGCCTCCGCTATAAGCCGCCATATCTTTGTCAAACTGCACTCTGGCGAAATCGAGCTTCCTCAATATGGCTTTAAAGAGACTCTCATCGAGTCCATAGCTCCTGGCGTAATCCGTCAGATTTCCTTGCAAATGCGAGGTGTCCTGCGATACATACGAGATTTTCAGCTGGCTTCCTCTTCGGAATACGCCCGTATGCTCAAGCTCCTCTCCACCAATCAGCCTGAGCAAGCTGGACTTTCCCGAGCCATTGCGCCCCGCCAGCGCAATACGTTCTCCCTGCTCAATCGCAAAGCTGACATCGCTGCACACCTTCTGGTCTCCGTAATAAATCGAAACCTGATCCAGTTCGGCGAGCTGATGCTTGTGATAGACCAGCGGCGCAATCTTCAAGCTGTCCGTGCCTTCCAGATTTTTCAACAGCTTCGACTTTTGCTCCATTGCCGCATGCTGCCTGTGCTCCATCGACTTGGAGCGCTTCATCATCTTTGCCGCCTTGTGGCCAATATACCCTTTGTCTACCTTGGAGCCGGAATTTCTAGTGTTGTTCTTCGATTTCTCCACTTTATCCGACCAGACGCTTGTACGCTCAGCCGCCTCTGCCAGGCGCTTCATCTCCCGCTTCAGCTTTTCGTTCTCGGCCAATTCAAATCGATCCTGCCGCTGCTTATTTTCCCACCAGTCGGAGAAGCTGCCTTTTTGAATCTCGATGCTGGTCTTGTTGATGGACAGTACATGATCCACGCAGTTATCCAGAAAGGCTCTGTCGTGCGATACGAGAATATAGCCGCCTTTGGACTGCAAATAGTTGCTAAGCAGCTCTCGTGCATGCATGTCCAGATGATTGGTCGGTTCATCAATGAGCAGAAAGTGATTTTCCTTCAGAAATAAGGCCGCCAGCATGACCTTCGTCTGCTCACCTCCGGACAAGGAGGCAAAGGGCCGGTACAACACGCCCTCGGATACTTGCAGCAAGGAAAATTCCCGCATCAATTGCCAGTGCTCGTAGTCCGGATAAATCTCGTCCACCACATTCATAGTGAGTTGATCCTGATCCTCGACCATGTAGGGGAAATATTCAAATTGGACCTGGGCGGAAATCGTGCCGCTGTATTCATATTTGCCAAGCAGCAAATGGAGAAAGGTCGTCTTCCCCCGGCCATTCCGCCCGGTAAATCCCAACTTCCAATCTGTATCGAGCTGAAAGCTCACGTCCTCGAAGATATTGTCGTAACTGCCGTCATATGCGAAAGTCAAATCGCGAACCTGGATTAGTGACATGCGCGTCCCCTCCTGTTCCATAGAAAAAGCTGCAAGAAAGTTACCTTTCCTGCAGCTCCGCGCACACACAACCAACCTCCCCCCGGGCAACGGAGTAAGGTCAGGAGAGATATGGATGGAGTGAAAGAAGCGTAACTTTCCCGCGCATAAAGAAACCTCGATGCATGACATCATGCTCGTCTGGTCGCCCTTACAGCAAGAAAATTACACCATCGGCCCTTTCAACTCCCGTTAGTTAGATACGTCGTATTTTATCATAGCCCGTTTCCGGCAACAACCCCTTCAGCTTCATTGGATTGAATATGACGGAGCAAAGCAGATAGGAATTGCCGTTCCTCGCCCAGATTGTTCTCCAGCTTCTGATAAATGCTGTCGCGCAGCGCCTGATCTCGTTTTACATTGTATTTCAGCACGAGATTTCGCAAGTACATATACTGCTTCTCCAGATTTATACTCTGACCGAGCAAGCTCTGGTCGAACGCTACCCGCTCCTGCTCCATCAGATACTTCGTCCGGGTCGCCATCAGCAGCTTGTGCTCATAGAGGAAGTGAAAGGGGCGGATGTCCAAATAATGACCGGCCAGTTCTGGATTGCCCACGTAATCCAGCAGACGGTCAAGAGACTCCAGACCAAACTCGCATTCCTGCTCTTCTACGAGATCAAAGGTCTTGCGCGAATGCAAGTAGCTCTCAATACTCGCTGCAATATTCTCGAGATTCAGCTTGCACTCGTAATCGGCTTTGCGCTTCAGGAACCGAACCTCTGTCCAGAAATCGAAGTCTGCCGGGATCGTCCAATATCCCTTCTCCAGTTCAACAAAGGGACATGACGTCTGCACGAATTTCCCATTCTGCAAATTATCCGCTACGAATGCCACATCCCTCTCCAGGTCATATCCAAAAATGAATAGTTCATGAATATGCTGTTCCTTCTGATAAGAATCTGACTGCGGAATGTAATAGCGATCTACAAAAATATACAGGTAGTACCCCATATCTATCGCATCGATAATGATCTGTTTCAGCGTTTTCCCCGTCTGCACTACCATCTCCTGCGGGAGGCTGTGGAAGGCAATTCCCGGACAGTTCTTCAACAAAATCGGGTGGTGGTCGAAGGTATAAATTCTCCAATTGGGCGCAAATCGAATCTGGATGAAGTTGTTGTACACCCACGGCCATAACCTGTCCTCCATCAAGGAAAAGATACTTCCGTAGGAGGTATAGGCACTAATGAGAGGCTCACGCGTCTCCAGGACCTTTGTGGTCATGCTATGCGATCTCCTTTCGATTCAAAATTCTGACAACGAGTCAGCCAGCCCTTCATCCCGGGGCTGGCAGGCCGACCTTTTATTGCTGCAATAAAGCCATTCTTTCTGCCTTCGTCATCTTGGCCACCACCAAGCGGTAAGAATCCTCCAGCATCTGCTCGATGACCTCATCCGGCACGTTCCCGTCCAGGACAACCGTGTTCCAATGCCGCTTGTTCATATGATAGCCGGGCAATACACTGCCTGCGTACGTCTCCCGCATCAGCCAGGCTTCGTCCGGGGACGTCTTCAGGTTCACACTCTCCATGGCGCCAGTATGCCCCAGCAGCGCGAACATCTTGTTCCGGACGAATAACACGGGCAAGTCCGGATCGAACGGATATCGCAAGCTTGTCCCGGGATATTGCAGTCCCAATTCCATCAGACGCTGATGATTCAATTTGCCACCACCTCACCTAGCATGCTCATATCATTTCTTGATCTGATTCTATCATATTTTTGCCATTTGCAAGTGGCCAGATGTCTTGCAATCCATTTGCGCGGAGTCCGCAACATGCGGTCCGGTGGGTACTTCATACAAAAAAAATAGACGCCGCATACAAGCAGCGTCTTTCAAGGATCTCCGTTATTCCGCCTCTACCACATAGGCGACCGTTATCACCTTGCCCTGGCGTTGAAATTGTGCCCAGACTTTATACATGCCCGCTTCCGGGAAACTCGTGGCGAATCGCGCCTCCGGACCGCTTGCCAGCTCGTCGATCGGGTGAACATGCAGGTACTCCTCGGTGTCTTCACTGAGAATTACCACATGCCCTACAGCACCCAAATAAGGCTCCAGATCCGCGACCGGCTCCTTCGTCTCCGCATCGGCTAGCTGGAAGACCAGTTCAAAGTCGCTCCCGCTGATGGGATGGCCGTTGACAAGCGTCACCATGACGCCATCCGCTGTCTTGGCGTGCTCCCGATCCCTCACTAGCGGAACCGCCTCGGCGGGTGTGCCCTTCACCTCAATCCACTCTGTCCGCGTTGTGGGACTGCCCCCGGTTGGAACGTAATCGGCGATCAGCTT from Xylanibacillus composti includes these protein-coding regions:
- a CDS encoding polyprenyl synthetase family protein; this encodes MNPELELGNKADAAYRQAERKAAEYFAVLQEQLGQKKFASVLTGDFQLWKQQHMRGWPWHAWRAKKRKQAAAADGYGYIHWLDHTGKLDEYLDRSIAYVYMRDLGKPIEELETQARIQRAAASLKRYLLKDAPTSRGGQPEWISAAGLYRWGQQEGVETAVIWVLDKLRNVSAHLPKELDAEQAQRKLIKIVVGVVLHVMEELDKEGSPAAERASRLDEAIRLGYAYGLTYPFIDDLLDSAALSAEEKSCYSRMIRTALLTRTVPKLGEWPGNTLDGFAFIHAELREAFEYVKSRQVPESADAFFGQAYVFFHAQELDRAKDAANPSYTNEQIYLPIILKSASSRLIARTITGAPIDEDFNRRTFFYGIYNQLADDFADMFDDERAGAVTPYTYYMRYRDQRQDLINPFELYWTVVAYLIHHVYSSDAKAREVILDRAINGLKRCRERVGKEKYQWIMDTFAAGSPSFAALIQRLVQKADNVDFFDKRLRDQLLDMLRAEREEREAFFKMIRTVRQQINDTLPIAKAEDMSAVKAKLVDAANYSLEGAGKRLRPILSWAMGVQEYGLEASALMPLLRSLEYMHTASLIFDDLPTQDNASTRRGRPTLHEWHDSATAELAGLFLIQRAIREQASLEQFEASSVLAVIRYAARTAEELCTGQAMDLASKGKMLTLEQLNRLCFYKTGIAFEAALVMPAMLAQVPEPEISRLKTFAYHAGIAFQIKDDLLDAEGDGDVLGKPVGQDAANNNATFVSILGQEEARKQLWEHYCLAMETLQAMERQPVFLKHLLHYIVSRDR
- the abc-f gene encoding ribosomal protection-like ABC-F family protein yields the protein MSLIQVRDLTFAYDGSYDNIFEDVSFQLDTDWKLGFTGRNGRGKTTFLHLLLGKYEYSGTISAQVQFEYFPYMVEDQDQLTMNVVDEIYPDYEHWQLMREFSLLQVSEGVLYRPFASLSGGEQTKVMLAALFLKENHFLLIDEPTNHLDMHARELLSNYLQSKGGYILVSHDRAFLDNCVDHVLSINKTSIEIQKGSFSDWWENKQRQDRFELAENEKLKREMKRLAEAAERTSVWSDKVEKSKNNTRNSGSKVDKGYIGHKAAKMMKRSKSMEHRQHAAMEQKSKLLKNLEGTDSLKIAPLVYHKHQLAELDQVSIYYGDQKVCSDVSFAIEQGERIALAGRNGSGKSSLLRLIGGEELEHTGVFRRGSQLKISYVSQDTSHLQGNLTDYARSYGLDESLFKAILRKLDFARVQFDKDMAAYSGGQKKKVLIAKSLCEQAHLYIWDEPLNFIDVLSRMQIEELLLAYAPTLLFVEHDREFCRQVATKVVELPGIDGAG
- a CDS encoding MmcQ/YjbR family DNA-binding protein, yielding MNHQRLMELGLQYPGTSLRYPFDPDLPVLFVRNKMFALLGHTGAMESVNLKTSPDEAWLMRETYAGSVLPGYHMNKRHWNTVVLDGNVPDEVIEQMLEDSYRLVVAKMTKAERMALLQQ